From one Cereibacter sphaeroides 2.4.1 genomic stretch:
- a CDS encoding ABC transporter substrate-binding protein, translating to MRYPTGPIGGQILAQAMSLAPSRRAFLGGAAAVAGAFCLPASLRAEEGPKRGGRLRYGVNDGSQQDSLEPGSWATVMCGAAFNGALCNNLVELLPDGSLAGDLAESWEEAEGATRWTFTLRKGVLFHDGRPFTPEDARQSLMHHMGEGSTSGALAIVSQIKEIAVEGEDRLIVTLTQGNADFPYLLSDYHLSIFPAKEGGGIDWESGIGTGAFKLDSFEPGVAVRLLRNPNYHKPGLPHFDEVEFIAIPDRSARLNALLTGEVDVIEDVDIRNVPLIERNPDLVLHRTPSLRHLTFDMNCQTAPFDNPVVRKALKLSLDREDVIAKVFLGEAETGNDNPVARIMPFWAETPPEHRYDPEAARALLAEAGIEGLTVDLSVAESAFPGAVEAGVLFREHAAKAGITINLVQEADDGYWDNVWLVKPFNAADWYGRVTLDWLFATSYTSDAPWNNTGFKNARFDELHAAARSETDPATRGEQYAEMQQILHDDGGVITVAFVSWLLAMSRAIGHGETGGILPADNHRCAERWWRTDV from the coding sequence ATGCGCTACCCCACGGGCCCCATCGGCGGGCAGATCCTTGCGCAGGCCATGAGCCTCGCCCCCTCGCGACGGGCCTTTCTGGGGGGCGCGGCCGCCGTGGCCGGCGCCTTCTGCCTGCCCGCCTCGCTGCGAGCCGAGGAAGGGCCGAAGCGGGGCGGCCGGCTCCGCTACGGCGTCAACGACGGCTCGCAGCAGGATTCGCTCGAGCCCGGCAGCTGGGCCACCGTCATGTGCGGTGCGGCCTTCAACGGCGCGCTCTGCAACAACCTCGTCGAGCTTCTGCCGGACGGGTCGCTGGCGGGCGATCTCGCCGAAAGCTGGGAGGAGGCCGAGGGTGCCACCCGCTGGACCTTCACGCTCCGCAAGGGTGTCCTGTTCCACGACGGCCGCCCCTTCACCCCGGAGGATGCCCGGCAGTCGCTGATGCATCACATGGGCGAGGGCAGCACCTCGGGCGCGCTCGCCATCGTCAGCCAGATCAAGGAGATCGCCGTCGAGGGCGAGGACCGGCTGATCGTGACCCTCACGCAGGGCAATGCCGACTTCCCCTATCTGCTGTCGGATTATCACCTCTCGATCTTCCCGGCGAAGGAGGGCGGCGGCATCGACTGGGAGAGCGGCATCGGCACCGGCGCCTTCAAGCTCGACAGTTTCGAGCCGGGCGTCGCGGTCCGACTGCTCCGCAATCCGAACTATCACAAGCCCGGCCTGCCGCATTTCGACGAGGTCGAATTCATCGCGATCCCCGACCGGTCCGCGCGGCTGAATGCGCTGCTGACCGGCGAGGTCGATGTGATCGAGGATGTCGACATCCGCAACGTCCCCCTGATCGAGCGCAATCCCGATCTGGTGCTGCACCGCACGCCGAGCCTGCGGCACCTGACCTTCGACATGAACTGCCAAACGGCGCCCTTCGACAATCCGGTCGTGCGCAAGGCCCTGAAGCTCAGCCTCGACCGCGAGGATGTGATCGCCAAGGTGTTCCTCGGCGAGGCCGAGACGGGGAACGACAACCCGGTGGCGCGCATCATGCCCTTCTGGGCCGAGACGCCGCCCGAGCACCGCTACGATCCCGAGGCCGCGCGGGCGCTTCTGGCCGAGGCCGGGATCGAGGGGCTGACGGTCGATCTCTCGGTGGCCGAATCCGCCTTTCCCGGTGCGGTCGAAGCGGGGGTCCTTTTCCGCGAACATGCCGCCAAGGCCGGCATCACGATCAACCTCGTGCAGGAGGCCGATGACGGCTACTGGGACAATGTCTGGCTGGTGAAGCCCTTCAACGCCGCCGACTGGTACGGGCGGGTCACGCTCGACTGGCTGTTCGCCACCTCCTACACCTCCGACGCGCCCTGGAACAACACGGGGTTCAAGAACGCCCGCTTCGACGAGCTGCATGCGGCGGCGCGGTCGGAGACCGATCCCGCCACGCGGGGCGAACAGTATGCCGAGATGCAGCAGATCCTGCACGACGACGGCGGCGTGATCACGGTGGCCTTCGTGTCCTGGCTGCTCGCCATGTCGCGCGCCATCGGCCATGGTGAGACCGGAGGCATCCTGCCCGCCGACAATCATCGCTGCGCCGAGCGGTGGTGGCGCACCGACGTCTGA